The Tenrec ecaudatus isolate mTenEca1 chromosome 9, mTenEca1.hap1, whole genome shotgun sequence genome window below encodes:
- the STEAP1 gene encoding STEAP1 protein, translating to MKPQRNQEEDHLTKDSGEISMLKRPVLSHLHETTHFDEFDCPSELQQKQEFFPKWRLPVKIAAIISSLTFLYTLLREVIHPLATAQKQYFYRIPILVINKVLPVVSITLLALVYLPGVLASVVQLRNGTKYKKFPRWLDKWMLSRKQFGLLSFFFAVLHAIYSLTYPMRRSYRYKLLNWAFQQVQQNREDAWIEHDVWRMEIYVSLGIMGLALLALLAVTSLPSVSDSLTWREFHYIQSKLGMISLLLGTIHALIFAWNKWVDIKQFVWYTPPTFLIAVVLPIVVLMCKAVLFLPCLRKKILKIRHGWEDATKVNKTEMSYQL from the exons ATGAAGCCTCAGAGAAATCAAGAAGAAGATCATTTg ACTAAAGACTCCGGAGAGATCAGCATGTTGAAAAGACCTGTGCTTTCGCACTTACACGAAACAACCCATTTTGATGAATTTGATTGTCCCTCAGAGCTTCAGCAAAAACAGGAATTCTTTCCAAAATGGCGACTGCCAGTCAAAATAGCCgccatcatctcttccctgacTTTCCTGTACACTCTTTTGAGGGAAGTAATTCATCCTTTAGCAACTGCCCAAAAACAGTATTTTTATAGAATTCCCATCCTGGTCATTAACAAAGTTTTGCCAGTGGTTTCGATCACACTCTTAGCACTGGTTTATTTGCCAGGTGTGCTAGCATCAGTCGTGCAGCTACGTAATGGAACCAAGTATAAGAAATTCCCACGCTGGCTGGATAAGTGGATGCTAAGCAGGAAGCAATTTGGACTTCTCAgtttcttttttgctgttttgCATGCCATTTATAGCCTGACCTATCCAATGAGGCGATCCTACAGATACAAGTTGCTAAACTGGGCATTTCAACAG GTACAACAAAATAGAGAAGACGCCTGGATTGAGCATGATGTTTGGAGAATGGAAATTTATGTGTCTCTAGGAATTATGGGACTTGCACTACTTGCTCTGTTGGCTGTGACATCTTTACCATCAGTGAGCGATTCTTTGACTTGGAGAGAATTTCATTATATCCAG AGCAAGCTAGGAATGATTTCCCTTCTGCTGGGCACAATCCATGCATTGATCTTTGCCTGGAATAAGTGGGTAGATATAAAGCAATTTGTGTGGTACACACCTCCAACTTTTCTGATAGCAGTTGTCCTTCCAATTGTTGTCCTGATGTGTAAAGCCGTACTATTCCTGCCATGCCTGAGGAAGAAGATCCTGAAGATTAGACACGGTTGGGAAGATGCCACCAAAGTTAACAAAACTGAGATGTCTTACCAACTGTAg